A section of the Entelurus aequoreus isolate RoL-2023_Sb linkage group LG21, RoL_Eaeq_v1.1, whole genome shotgun sequence genome encodes:
- the tbx3a gene encoding T-box transcription factor TBX3a isoform X2, with protein MNFLMRDPVIQGSSMAYHPFIPHRGPDFAMSAMLGHQPPFFPALALPPSGSLSLGKPIMEQLMGGAADAGLHFSSLGHQAAAAAAAAAAHLRPLKSLEPEEEVEDDPKVHLEAKELWELFHKRGTEMVITKSGRRMFPPFKVRCTGLDKKAKYILLMDIVAADDCRYKFHNSRWMVAGKADPEMPKRMYIHPDSPATGEQWMSKVVNFHKLKLTNNISDKHGFTILNSMHKYQPRFHIVRANDILKLPYSTFRTYVFPETDFIAVTAYQNDKITQLKIDHNPFAKGFRDTGNGRREKRKQLALQSIRSYEEQQKKENGASDDSSGEQAPFKCFGQASSPAVSTVGPPHLKDFCDSDEDSDDESKDGHVKDGADSSKISTTTEDGKDHESSPAKSHLFGGGGVGGGGGGGGGGGDPSGRIRDGSPRTERGRSDSRQSPVTVISSTTRSGEDVKSPSLEPAKEDDCRPLGKDSFVPLSVQTEGAHMGHSHLPNFGFPSGLTGQQFFNHLGGAHPFLLHPGQFNMGGAFSNMAAGMGPLLAAVSTGGVSTMDTSSMASSAGASGLPFHLQQHVLASQGLAMSPFGSLFPYPYTYMAAAAAASSAAAAAAAASSSSTSSVHRHPFLNAVRPRLRYNPYSLPMTVPDSTLLTTAAMPPLAGADLKGDALIPSSPVSAGGVTLDSTSEVTSRTSRSVSPKTCTEKEGASELQSIQRLVSGLDSHQDRSRSGSP; from the exons ATGAACTTCCTGATGAGAGATCCAGTCATCCAGGGCTCGAGTATGGCGTATCATCCGTTTATACCTCACCGGGGTCCGGACTTTGCCATGAGCGCCATGCTGGGCCACCAGCCTCCCTTCTTCCCCGCGCTGGCGCTGCCTCCCAGCGGCTCGCTCTCGCTGGGCAAGCCGATCATGGAGCAGCTGATGGGGGGAGCGGCGGACGCCGGGCTGCACTTCTCCTCGCTGGGCCACCAGGCAGCCgcagccgccgccgccgccgcagcGCACCTCCGGCCTCTGAAGAGCCTGGAGCCCGAGGAGGAAGTGGAGGACGACCCCAAAGTCCACTTGGAAGCCAAGGAGCTGTGGGAGCTCTTCCACAAGCGGGGCACCGAAATGGTGATCACCAAATCTGGAAG GCGGATGTTCCCCCCTTTCAAGGTGAGGTGCACCGGCCTGGACAAGAAGGCCAAGTACATCCTCCTGATGGACATCGTGGCGGCGGACGACTGCAGGtacaagttccacaactcccgctGGATGGTGGCGGGCAAGGCCGACCCGGAGATGCCCAAGAGGATGTACATCCACCCGGACAGCCCCGCCACCGGCGAGCAGTGGATGTCCAAAGTGGTCAACTTCCACAAGCTCAAGCTGACCAACAACATCTCCGACAAGCATGGATTT ACCATATTGAACTCCATGCACAAATATCAGCCTCGCTTTCACATCGTGAGGGCGAACGACATCCTCAAGCTGCCCTACAGCACCTTCAGGACGTACGTCTTCCCGGAGACGGACTTCATCGCGGTGACTGCTTATCAGAACGACAAA ataacTCAACTTAAAATTGACCATAACCCTTTTGCCAAAGGCTTCCGTGACACAGGCAATGGTCGACGGGAAAAAAG gaaacaATTGGCCCTGCAGTCCATTCGCTCCTATGAGGAGCAGCAGAAGAAGGAGAACGGAGCTTCGGACGACTCCTCAGGAGAGCAGGCCCCCTTCAAATGCTTCGGGCAGGCCTCCTCCCCTGCAGTGTCGACCGTGGGGCCCCCACACCTGAAAG acttcTGCGACAGCGACGAGGACAGTGACGACGAGAGCAAAGATGGCCACGTCAAAGACGGCGCGGACTCCAGCAAGATCTCCACCACGACGGAGGACGGCAAAGATCACGAGTCCAGCCCGGCGAAGAGCCACCTGTTCGGGGGAGGAGGAGTTGGAGGAGGAgggggcggcggcggcggcggcggagaCCCCAGCGGGCGAATCCGTGACGGCAGCCCGAGGACAGAGCGAGGCCGCTCGGACTCCCGACAAAGCCCCGTCACCGTCATCTCCAGCACGACTCGCTCCGGGGAGGACGTGAAGAGCCCGAGTTTGGAGCCGGCCAAGGAGGACGATTGCCGGCCACTGGGCAAGGACTCGTTCGTGCCTCTGAGCGTGCAGACGGAGGGCGCCCACATGGGCCACAGCCACCTGCCCAACTTCGGATTTCCCAGCGGGTTGACGGGACAGCAGTTTTTCAACCACTTAGGCGGCGCGCACCCGTTCCTCCTCCACCCGGGCCAGTTCAACATGGGGGGCGCCTTCTCAAACATGGCCGCGGGGATGGGGCCTCTGCTGGCGGCCGTGTCCACGGGAGGGGTGAGCACCATGGACACCAGCAGCATGGCGTCCTCGGCTGGAGCTTCGGGCCTGCCCTTCCATCTGCAGCAACACGTCCTGGCCTCGCAG GGCCTGGCCATGTCCCCCTTCGGAAGTCTCTTCCCCTATCCCTACACGTATATGGCGGCGGCAGCGGCGGCGTCATCCGCCGCAGCCGCAGCAGCCGCCGCCTCCTCGTCATCGACCTCGTCTGTGCACCGGCACCCCTTCCTGAACGCGGTGCGCCCCCGACTCAGGTACAACCCCTACTCCCTGCCCATGACGGTACCGGACAGCACCCTGCTCACCACCGCCGCCATGCCCCCCCTGGCAGGGGCTGACCTAAAGGGGGACGCCCTGATCCCGTCCAGCCCCGTGTCGGCAGGCGGTGTCACGCTGGACTCCACGTCGGAGGTGACGAGTCGCACGAGTCGCTCGGTGTCGCCCAAAACTTGCACGGAGAAAGAGGGCGCCAGCGAGCTGCAGAGCATTCAACGCCTGGTCAGCGGACTGGACTCGCACCAGGACAGGTCAAGAAGCGGCTCGCCTTAA
- the tbx3a gene encoding T-box transcription factor TBX3a isoform X1, which produces MNFLMRDPVIQGSSMAYHPFIPHRGPDFAMSAMLGHQPPFFPALALPPSGSLSLGKPIMEQLMGGAADAGLHFSSLGHQAAAAAAAAAAHLRPLKSLEPEEEVEDDPKVHLEAKELWELFHKRGTEMVITKSGRRMFPPFKVRCTGLDKKAKYILLMDIVAADDCRYKFHNSRWMVAGKADPEMPKRMYIHPDSPATGEQWMSKVVNFHKLKLTNNISDKHGFVSSTNTILNSMHKYQPRFHIVRANDILKLPYSTFRTYVFPETDFIAVTAYQNDKITQLKIDHNPFAKGFRDTGNGRREKRKQLALQSIRSYEEQQKKENGASDDSSGEQAPFKCFGQASSPAVSTVGPPHLKDFCDSDEDSDDESKDGHVKDGADSSKISTTTEDGKDHESSPAKSHLFGGGGVGGGGGGGGGGGDPSGRIRDGSPRTERGRSDSRQSPVTVISSTTRSGEDVKSPSLEPAKEDDCRPLGKDSFVPLSVQTEGAHMGHSHLPNFGFPSGLTGQQFFNHLGGAHPFLLHPGQFNMGGAFSNMAAGMGPLLAAVSTGGVSTMDTSSMASSAGASGLPFHLQQHVLASQGLAMSPFGSLFPYPYTYMAAAAAASSAAAAAAAASSSSTSSVHRHPFLNAVRPRLRYNPYSLPMTVPDSTLLTTAAMPPLAGADLKGDALIPSSPVSAGGVTLDSTSEVTSRTSRSVSPKTCTEKEGASELQSIQRLVSGLDSHQDRSRSGSP; this is translated from the exons ATGAACTTCCTGATGAGAGATCCAGTCATCCAGGGCTCGAGTATGGCGTATCATCCGTTTATACCTCACCGGGGTCCGGACTTTGCCATGAGCGCCATGCTGGGCCACCAGCCTCCCTTCTTCCCCGCGCTGGCGCTGCCTCCCAGCGGCTCGCTCTCGCTGGGCAAGCCGATCATGGAGCAGCTGATGGGGGGAGCGGCGGACGCCGGGCTGCACTTCTCCTCGCTGGGCCACCAGGCAGCCgcagccgccgccgccgccgcagcGCACCTCCGGCCTCTGAAGAGCCTGGAGCCCGAGGAGGAAGTGGAGGACGACCCCAAAGTCCACTTGGAAGCCAAGGAGCTGTGGGAGCTCTTCCACAAGCGGGGCACCGAAATGGTGATCACCAAATCTGGAAG GCGGATGTTCCCCCCTTTCAAGGTGAGGTGCACCGGCCTGGACAAGAAGGCCAAGTACATCCTCCTGATGGACATCGTGGCGGCGGACGACTGCAGGtacaagttccacaactcccgctGGATGGTGGCGGGCAAGGCCGACCCGGAGATGCCCAAGAGGATGTACATCCACCCGGACAGCCCCGCCACCGGCGAGCAGTGGATGTCCAAAGTGGTCAACTTCCACAAGCTCAAGCTGACCAACAACATCTCCGACAAGCATGGATTTGTAAGTTCTACTAAT ACCATATTGAACTCCATGCACAAATATCAGCCTCGCTTTCACATCGTGAGGGCGAACGACATCCTCAAGCTGCCCTACAGCACCTTCAGGACGTACGTCTTCCCGGAGACGGACTTCATCGCGGTGACTGCTTATCAGAACGACAAA ataacTCAACTTAAAATTGACCATAACCCTTTTGCCAAAGGCTTCCGTGACACAGGCAATGGTCGACGGGAAAAAAG gaaacaATTGGCCCTGCAGTCCATTCGCTCCTATGAGGAGCAGCAGAAGAAGGAGAACGGAGCTTCGGACGACTCCTCAGGAGAGCAGGCCCCCTTCAAATGCTTCGGGCAGGCCTCCTCCCCTGCAGTGTCGACCGTGGGGCCCCCACACCTGAAAG acttcTGCGACAGCGACGAGGACAGTGACGACGAGAGCAAAGATGGCCACGTCAAAGACGGCGCGGACTCCAGCAAGATCTCCACCACGACGGAGGACGGCAAAGATCACGAGTCCAGCCCGGCGAAGAGCCACCTGTTCGGGGGAGGAGGAGTTGGAGGAGGAgggggcggcggcggcggcggcggagaCCCCAGCGGGCGAATCCGTGACGGCAGCCCGAGGACAGAGCGAGGCCGCTCGGACTCCCGACAAAGCCCCGTCACCGTCATCTCCAGCACGACTCGCTCCGGGGAGGACGTGAAGAGCCCGAGTTTGGAGCCGGCCAAGGAGGACGATTGCCGGCCACTGGGCAAGGACTCGTTCGTGCCTCTGAGCGTGCAGACGGAGGGCGCCCACATGGGCCACAGCCACCTGCCCAACTTCGGATTTCCCAGCGGGTTGACGGGACAGCAGTTTTTCAACCACTTAGGCGGCGCGCACCCGTTCCTCCTCCACCCGGGCCAGTTCAACATGGGGGGCGCCTTCTCAAACATGGCCGCGGGGATGGGGCCTCTGCTGGCGGCCGTGTCCACGGGAGGGGTGAGCACCATGGACACCAGCAGCATGGCGTCCTCGGCTGGAGCTTCGGGCCTGCCCTTCCATCTGCAGCAACACGTCCTGGCCTCGCAG GGCCTGGCCATGTCCCCCTTCGGAAGTCTCTTCCCCTATCCCTACACGTATATGGCGGCGGCAGCGGCGGCGTCATCCGCCGCAGCCGCAGCAGCCGCCGCCTCCTCGTCATCGACCTCGTCTGTGCACCGGCACCCCTTCCTGAACGCGGTGCGCCCCCGACTCAGGTACAACCCCTACTCCCTGCCCATGACGGTACCGGACAGCACCCTGCTCACCACCGCCGCCATGCCCCCCCTGGCAGGGGCTGACCTAAAGGGGGACGCCCTGATCCCGTCCAGCCCCGTGTCGGCAGGCGGTGTCACGCTGGACTCCACGTCGGAGGTGACGAGTCGCACGAGTCGCTCGGTGTCGCCCAAAACTTGCACGGAGAAAGAGGGCGCCAGCGAGCTGCAGAGCATTCAACGCCTGGTCAGCGGACTGGACTCGCACCAGGACAGGTCAAGAAGCGGCTCGCCTTAA